A portion of the Paenibacillus hamazuiensis genome contains these proteins:
- a CDS encoding c-type cytochrome, whose amino-acid sequence MANKNRMYMIGILGLTASLLAACGGQGGGQNAQAPASPAIASDNSEASAIYKKQCLSCHGADLGGKVGPNLQKAGAKLSQEQLADKIRSGGGGMPAFKSTLSEQEIESLSSWLAAKK is encoded by the coding sequence TTGGCGAATAAAAACCGGATGTACATGATCGGCATCCTCGGGCTTACAGCATCTCTTCTTGCGGCATGCGGAGGACAAGGCGGCGGGCAAAACGCCCAAGCGCCGGCAAGTCCGGCGATCGCGAGCGATAATTCCGAGGCTTCCGCCATCTACAAAAAGCAGTGCCTTTCCTGCCACGGGGCGGATTTGGGCGGCAAGGTCGGACCGAATTTGCAAAAGGCGGGAGCGAAGCTGTCCCAAGAGCAGCTCGCAGACAAAATCCGCAGCGGCGGCGGAGGAATGCCCGCATTCAAAAGCACGCTGAGCGAGCAGGAAATCGAATCGTTGTCTTCATGGCTGGCTGCGAAGAAGTAA
- a CDS encoding ABC transporter substrate-binding protein — MKRNVIVLIAGALLAALTGCSPSAEQPAAVKEEPKAAVAAVEKPFFTFKDMAGSDVVLPKKPERIVVLATETLDLFYQLGGKAVGRASAPGTPVSEEQRKAQDVGQVNNVSIEKIAALNPDLVIGQYYFNAGLKETFAASGVPFALLKITSYEDVQQVGKLYGQILGKPAEAEQALKEADARVQAVTGKAPDRKTTFAQVTIMPMGIYIQKDGSTISDIARRLKLSNAAEGMISGEWPDYVPYSLEKLIQSDPDYLFMVVHGTEEYGKKKLKDNMESNPAWASLRAVKENRLYFLPDGFEKTPGLHLDEAFEYMAKLVYPDVYGK; from the coding sequence TTGAAACGAAACGTTATCGTACTGATTGCAGGTGCGCTGCTTGCGGCATTAACCGGCTGCAGCCCTTCCGCAGAGCAGCCTGCGGCCGTCAAGGAGGAACCGAAGGCGGCCGTCGCAGCTGTGGAAAAGCCATTTTTTACGTTCAAGGATATGGCGGGCAGCGACGTTGTTTTGCCGAAAAAACCGGAGCGGATCGTCGTTTTGGCGACGGAGACGCTGGATTTGTTTTACCAGCTCGGCGGGAAAGCCGTCGGAAGAGCAAGCGCTCCGGGTACCCCCGTTTCGGAGGAGCAGCGGAAAGCCCAGGACGTCGGGCAGGTGAACAACGTAAGCATAGAGAAAATTGCCGCTTTGAACCCCGACCTCGTGATCGGTCAGTATTATTTTAATGCCGGACTGAAGGAAACGTTTGCCGCGAGCGGTGTCCCGTTTGCACTTTTGAAAATTACAAGCTATGAGGACGTTCAGCAGGTCGGCAAGCTGTACGGGCAAATTCTCGGGAAGCCGGCCGAAGCGGAGCAGGCGCTTAAAGAGGCGGATGCCCGCGTACAGGCGGTGACCGGCAAGGCGCCGGACCGCAAAACGACGTTCGCCCAAGTGACGATTATGCCGATGGGCATCTACATTCAGAAAGACGGCAGCACGATTTCGGATATCGCCCGAAGGTTGAAGCTGAGCAACGCGGCCGAGGGGATGATTTCCGGGGAATGGCCGGATTACGTTCCGTACAGTCTGGAGAAATTGATTCAAAGCGATCCCGATTATTTGTTTATGGTCGTACACGGCACCGAGGAATACGGGAAAAAGAAGCTGAAGGACAACATGGAGAGCAATCCCGCCTGGGCTTCGCTCAGAGCCGTAAAGGAGAACAGATTGTATTTCCTCCCGGACGGGTTCGAGAAAACTCCGGGCCTGCATCTGGACGAAGCGTTTGAATATATGGCCAAGCTGGTGTATCCCGATGTATACGGCAAATAA
- a CDS encoding FecCD family ABC transporter permease: MYTANKAAVGFRRRFPRRVCAFAALVTLAFAGVLFSLMSGAVQVDAALIFRVLAGEEHGMQRDIIWNVRLPRTLVAAVVSVNLSLAGVLLQGVMRNSMADPHIIGVSSGAGLFGIAALVMFPAYAYLMTPVAFIGALLAAALIYLLAWSGGVRPGRMILAGVAVSAFFSSGVSGLLTFYSDRVNGALLFLVGGLSAKSWPHLQMLLPYSAIGIFLAAMAAKRMNIMMLGDSVAKGLGLHVERTRLVATAAAALLSASAVSVVGLLGFVGIVVPHAARFLVGGDYRVLLPASALLGIAVLTVFDTLARILFAPIELPVGIVMGAVGAPFFLYLLRKKGMDAGG, encoded by the coding sequence ATGTATACGGCAAATAAGGCGGCTGTTGGTTTTCGCAGAAGGTTCCCGCGGCGAGTCTGCGCCTTTGCGGCGCTCGTTACGCTTGCGTTTGCCGGAGTCCTCTTCAGCTTGATGAGCGGTGCGGTTCAAGTGGATGCGGCACTTATTTTTCGCGTGCTTGCCGGGGAAGAGCATGGCATGCAGCGCGACATCATCTGGAACGTCCGGCTGCCGAGAACGCTCGTCGCCGCGGTCGTCAGCGTCAACCTGTCGCTGGCCGGCGTGCTGCTGCAGGGGGTGATGCGCAATTCGATGGCGGACCCGCATATCATCGGCGTGTCCTCCGGTGCGGGACTGTTCGGCATCGCCGCGCTGGTGATGTTCCCGGCATATGCTTACCTGATGACGCCCGTCGCCTTCATCGGGGCGCTGCTGGCTGCGGCGCTCATCTACCTGCTTGCGTGGAGTGGAGGGGTACGCCCGGGACGGATGATTTTGGCCGGGGTGGCGGTTTCCGCTTTTTTCAGCTCGGGCGTTTCGGGGCTGCTGACGTTTTACAGCGACCGGGTGAACGGCGCGCTGCTGTTTCTGGTCGGCGGGCTTTCCGCCAAAAGCTGGCCGCATCTGCAGATGCTGCTTCCTTATTCCGCGATCGGCATTTTCCTTGCTGCGATGGCGGCGAAGCGGATGAACATCATGATGCTCGGCGATTCGGTAGCCAAGGGGCTCGGGCTGCATGTCGAGCGGACGAGGCTTGTGGCGACAGCGGCCGCGGCGCTGCTCTCGGCGAGCGCCGTCAGCGTCGTCGGTCTGCTCGGTTTCGTCGGCATCGTCGTCCCGCACGCAGCCCGGTTTCTGGTCGGGGGGGATTACCGCGTGCTGCTTCCGGCCTCGGCCTTGCTCGGCATCGCCGTGCTGACGGTGTTCGATACGCTCGCGCGGATTTTGTTCGCTCCGATCGAGCTGCCCGTCGGCATCGTCATGGGTGCCGTAGGCGCTCCGTTTTTCCTTTATTTGTTGAGAAAAAAAGGGATGGACGCTGGCGGCTGA
- a CDS encoding FixH family protein, whose product MAGNNRFLPMLIVLGGFALAVCACSSSNGAAHSHGGDEPAAVRVQITTVPETIRAGQPVRIEAKVTLGESSIDDAKKVEFEIGEDGQSQGLFTAKHQGQGVYSLDKTFEHKGSYYIIAHVRAKGMHSMPKKQLIVE is encoded by the coding sequence TTGGCCGGAAACAACCGTTTCTTGCCGATGCTGATCGTCCTTGGCGGATTTGCACTTGCGGTCTGCGCTTGTTCGTCTTCGAACGGAGCCGCACACTCCCATGGCGGGGACGAGCCCGCAGCGGTCCGCGTGCAGATAACGACCGTTCCGGAAACGATACGGGCGGGACAGCCGGTTCGGATCGAAGCGAAGGTGACGCTGGGAGAGAGCAGCATCGATGATGCGAAGAAAGTGGAGTTCGAAATAGGGGAAGATGGGCAGAGCCAGGGATTGTTCACCGCGAAGCATCAGGGACAAGGCGTTTACAGCCTGGACAAAACCTTCGAACATAAAGGCTCCTATTACATCATCGCTCACGTACGGGCGAAGGGCATGCACAGTATGCCCAAGAAACAATTGATCGTCGAATAA
- a CDS encoding IS256 family transposase: MATIHQNMLSELFENLVTQFIQENLENIMKAEIKSFMEGEDQAENNSRNGYYKRSLHTKFGYIDDLQVPRDRNGEFQTQMFQPYQRRDGWLEEAVIQMYKSGMGTRDVARFIESMFGSHYSPTTVSNITATVLEDIQAWQSRPLRKRYSVIYLDGLYVKLKRSTVSGEAIYFAMGIDEDGHRQILGFYVGGQESANGWRDVLKDLYKRGAQEVLLGVFDGLPGLDDAFREIYPKADVQHCVVHKVRSTFPKIRVQDKTDFIEDLKTIYNAIDHDLAIAAFDTVKAKWGKKYPKEIQSWEDQLPTLLTFYKYPALIKEAIYTSNPIERMNKEFRKRLKPMNSLTNIDAAEKVVYLEILEYNERFGNRVVRGFGDAKVKKELTLMFEERYPSNETEEPA, from the coding sequence ATGGCAACTATACACCAAAACATGCTCTCGGAGCTATTTGAAAATCTTGTCACTCAATTTATTCAAGAAAATCTCGAGAATATCATGAAGGCTGAGATTAAAAGCTTCATGGAAGGCGAAGATCAAGCTGAAAACAACAGCCGTAACGGATACTACAAGCGCTCGCTCCATACCAAGTTTGGATACATCGATGACTTGCAAGTCCCAAGGGATCGTAACGGTGAATTCCAAACCCAGATGTTTCAACCCTACCAACGCAGAGATGGCTGGCTGGAAGAAGCGGTGATCCAGATGTACAAAAGCGGCATGGGCACCCGGGATGTGGCTCGCTTCATTGAAAGTATGTTCGGCAGCCACTATTCTCCGACCACCGTGAGCAACATTACGGCTACCGTGCTGGAGGATATCCAAGCATGGCAGTCGAGACCGCTGAGGAAGCGTTACTCTGTCATCTACCTGGACGGCCTTTATGTCAAGCTGAAACGAAGCACGGTGAGTGGTGAGGCCATCTACTTTGCAATGGGTATCGACGAAGATGGTCACCGGCAAATTCTTGGTTTTTACGTAGGCGGTCAAGAGAGCGCCAACGGCTGGCGAGATGTCCTGAAAGACTTGTATAAACGTGGCGCTCAAGAAGTGCTGCTCGGCGTATTTGACGGCCTCCCTGGACTGGATGACGCATTCCGGGAGATATACCCGAAAGCGGACGTACAGCATTGTGTTGTTCACAAGGTTCGGTCGACTTTTCCGAAAATTCGAGTGCAGGACAAGACCGACTTTATCGAAGACCTCAAAACGATCTACAATGCGATCGATCATGATCTTGCTATAGCTGCTTTCGATACGGTAAAGGCCAAGTGGGGCAAGAAGTATCCGAAGGAAATCCAGTCCTGGGAGGACCAACTCCCTACACTCTTGACCTTTTACAAGTATCCGGCGCTTATTAAAGAAGCGATCTACACCTCGAATCCGATTGAGCGTATGAACAAAGAGTTCCGTAAACGCCTGAAGCCTATGAATAGTCTGACCAATATTGATGCCGCGGAGAAGGTCGTCTATTTAGAGATACTGGAGTACAACGAACGCTTCGGCAATCGAGTCGTCCGCGGCTTTGGAGATGCCAAAGTTAAAAAAGAGCTTACCCTGATGTTCGAGGAACGCTATCCCTCGAACGAAACTGAGGAGCCGGCTTGA
- a CDS encoding stalk domain-containing protein: protein MNKFMRKYVIPLLVGTAFIAAVPPVVSAEQSMPVQLTQAETEAARLLLDQGVERGKVERLGTKAEIAAYVLKKGKPDFAALNRLIEGLLKYADDSGYAANGQQVGGMLELNDGELGYSPGAPLEARMMSRKPIDVSLNGQPGVLAPWEEYTEPHYFDGIAYFPLYRMMTMFGGDAKWDGVEWEVTAVTPWGTKWKVPIGGREVRSEKGDAVLAVLSHPSILADNQVLVPFDFWTSLIGFRVEWDTERKSLSMITEPLYRTEDRGAAPAGDSAAGDGGTSLGLVMPDLTVRVNGREVKLTHLPVNYEGKFYYPVELIRDIMDLNAEYDKQSGRLTLAMDYTIRTMRSEQYVPKASNPVSVPVNIIAGTEYLLDGAGISAAGKSLSLSSPMVEYRGRPYAPINELAAIAGYQVSYTDDKTLHLNKTVVQRIREKLKPGISRDDVRKLLGNRLKVVYNPQDGTRSWEYRFRSETGDAFVEAPTEGGGYEKFVMGKLETVDWKELRDASLQAQLFVHHDPAGLVMSGYTLYVSSADGIREYRLQPNGSVSERIVTEAGGTAS, encoded by the coding sequence TTGAATAAATTTATGCGAAAGTACGTCATTCCGTTATTGGTAGGCACCGCATTCATAGCGGCTGTGCCGCCGGTAGTTTCGGCCGAGCAGAGTATGCCGGTTCAACTTACACAGGCAGAGACGGAAGCCGCTCGCTTGCTGCTCGATCAAGGAGTTGAGCGCGGGAAAGTGGAGCGGTTGGGGACTAAAGCGGAAATTGCGGCTTATGTGTTGAAGAAGGGCAAGCCGGATTTTGCGGCGCTTAACCGGCTTATAGAGGGACTGCTCAAGTATGCGGACGATTCGGGTTACGCCGCCAACGGACAACAAGTCGGCGGAATGCTGGAGCTAAACGACGGAGAGCTCGGATACTCCCCGGGGGCACCGCTGGAAGCCAGGATGATGAGCCGAAAACCGATAGACGTTTCGTTGAACGGCCAACCGGGCGTCCTGGCTCCTTGGGAAGAATATACGGAGCCGCATTACTTCGACGGCATCGCCTATTTCCCGCTTTACCGGATGATGACGATGTTTGGCGGGGACGCCAAGTGGGATGGCGTCGAATGGGAAGTGACGGCAGTAACCCCTTGGGGAACCAAATGGAAAGTACCGATCGGCGGCCGTGAGGTGCGCAGCGAAAAAGGGGATGCGGTCCTCGCGGTGCTGTCCCATCCTTCGATTTTGGCCGACAATCAGGTGCTCGTGCCTTTCGACTTTTGGACTTCCTTGATCGGATTCCGCGTGGAGTGGGATACGGAGAGGAAGTCGCTGTCGATGATCACGGAACCGCTGTACCGGACGGAAGACAGGGGCGCAGCTCCTGCAGGAGATAGTGCCGCAGGGGATGGGGGTACATCTTTAGGGTTAGTAATGCCGGATTTGACTGTACGTGTGAATGGCCGTGAAGTAAAGCTGACGCACTTGCCTGTCAATTACGAAGGAAAGTTTTATTACCCGGTAGAGTTGATCCGGGATATTATGGACTTGAACGCAGAGTATGACAAACAGTCCGGCCGGTTGACGTTGGCGATGGACTACACGATCAGAACTATGCGTTCGGAGCAGTATGTGCCGAAAGCGTCGAATCCCGTTAGCGTGCCCGTGAATATCATCGCCGGTACGGAGTATTTGCTGGACGGTGCCGGGATAAGTGCAGCAGGAAAATCGCTGAGTCTGTCCAGCCCCATGGTTGAATATCGGGGGCGCCCGTATGCGCCGATCAACGAGCTTGCGGCAATCGCAGGGTATCAGGTCAGTTATACGGATGACAAAACATTGCACCTGAACAAGACGGTCGTGCAGCGCATCCGGGAGAAGCTGAAGCCGGGTATATCGCGGGACGATGTGCGCAAGCTGCTCGGAAATCGACTTAAGGTCGTTTACAACCCGCAGGACGGAACCCGGAGCTGGGAGTACCGCTTTCGATCGGAGACCGGTGACGCCTTCGTGGAAGCGCCGACGGAGGGCGGCGGCTACGAAAAGTTTGTCATGGGCAAGCTGGAGACCGTCGACTGGAAGGAACTAAGAGACGCTTCGCTTCAAGCGCAGCTGTTCGTACACCACGACCCGGCCGGATTGGTCATGAGCGGCTACACTCTGTATGTGAGCTCGGCTGACGGCATACGGGAGTACCGTCTGCAGCCGAACGGCAGCGTATCCGAGCGGATTGTCACGGAGGCAGGCGGAACGGCCTCATGA
- a CDS encoding response regulator — MDGQPIRVIVADDHVRAREGIRSILQMDSEFEIVAEGTNGREAVELTGVWMPDLLLMDINMPEMNGLEATKRIKEKYPYVKIIIVTVSDDVADLFEAVKKGAQGYLLKNISPHSWIEYLKAVAGDEAPMSREFAVRLLREFSVKEHKASPKNGLTVREQDILELVAKGLSNREIADRLELSEHTVKNHLKNIMCKLHMENRVQLTRYVYEQEMGWH, encoded by the coding sequence ATGGACGGACAGCCGATCCGGGTTATCGTTGCGGATGATCATGTGCGCGCCAGAGAAGGTATCCGCAGCATTTTGCAGATGGATTCCGAGTTCGAGATCGTGGCGGAAGGAACGAACGGGCGGGAAGCCGTCGAGCTTACGGGCGTCTGGATGCCGGACTTGCTCCTGATGGATATCAACATGCCGGAAATGAACGGGCTTGAAGCGACGAAACGGATCAAGGAAAAGTATCCGTACGTCAAAATCATCATCGTGACCGTGTCGGATGATGTCGCGGATCTTTTCGAGGCGGTCAAGAAAGGCGCTCAAGGTTACTTGCTGAAAAACATCAGCCCGCATTCGTGGATCGAATATTTGAAGGCGGTAGCGGGCGACGAAGCGCCCATGTCGAGAGAGTTTGCCGTGCGGTTGCTCAGGGAATTTTCCGTCAAGGAACATAAGGCGTCTCCGAAAAACGGCCTGACCGTCAGGGAGCAGGACATTTTGGAGCTCGTGGCCAAAGGGCTTTCCAATCGGGAAATCGCCGACCGGCTCGAGCTTTCGGAGCATACCGTAAAAAATCATTTGAAAAACATCATGTGCAAGCTGCATATGGAAAACCGCGTTCAGCTTACGCGTTATGTGTACGAACAGGAGATGGGATGGCATTGA
- a CDS encoding Gfo/Idh/MocA family protein has protein sequence MKVLLVGLGAAGFSWYKKLKRQGGFNIAVVETNAGHRSKLEGDEVPFYTTIEEALDRELPDFVINATPPQVHTAVNNLAFDHRLPVLCEKPISFRYEESAAVVRRAEKEQIPFMVAENYRCFPFVRKLKQLIDAGTIGGLSTIDVRFHRYHHVQRNYTVSLLDDIAVHHFDMMRYLTGCDGKRVFAQLFNPIGSWSEEQAVIGLQALVEMANGIRISYTGSISARGPATEWAGDWRIEGTQGAIELIGKTLRLTKEGVTSVIDDFSDVPAAYPLSEFLASLREGRDGETSGKDYLRTQALVYFAAKSAQSERMEDVIL, from the coding sequence GTGAAAGTACTTCTTGTCGGGCTTGGCGCAGCCGGTTTCAGTTGGTATAAAAAACTGAAGCGGCAGGGCGGTTTCAATATCGCCGTAGTTGAAACGAATGCCGGACATCGGAGCAAGCTGGAAGGGGACGAGGTGCCTTTTTACACAACGATAGAAGAGGCGCTTGACCGGGAGCTTCCCGATTTTGTGATCAATGCAACGCCCCCGCAGGTTCATACGGCGGTCAATAACCTAGCTTTCGACCATCGTCTCCCCGTGCTTTGCGAAAAGCCGATTTCGTTCCGTTACGAGGAATCGGCGGCTGTCGTGAGGCGCGCGGAAAAAGAACAAATTCCGTTTATGGTGGCGGAAAATTACCGCTGCTTCCCGTTTGTCCGCAAGTTGAAGCAGCTAATTGATGCAGGAACGATCGGGGGGCTATCGACGATCGACGTCCGCTTTCACCGTTATCACCACGTCCAGCGCAACTACACGGTAAGCCTGCTTGACGATATAGCGGTGCACCATTTCGATATGATGCGATATTTGACCGGCTGCGATGGCAAACGCGTTTTTGCTCAGCTGTTCAACCCGATCGGGAGCTGGAGCGAAGAGCAGGCGGTGATCGGACTGCAGGCGCTTGTGGAGATGGCAAACGGAATACGCATCTCGTATACCGGCTCTATTTCTGCGAGGGGACCGGCGACCGAGTGGGCCGGAGATTGGCGGATCGAAGGTACGCAGGGGGCGATCGAGTTGATCGGCAAAACGCTTCGCTTGACGAAAGAGGGCGTTACGTCCGTGATTGACGATTTCAGCGATGTTCCTGCCGCATATCCGTTGAGCGAATTTTTGGCGTCGCTGCGGGAAGGACGGGATGGGGAAACAAGCGGGAAAGATTATTTGCGCACGCAGGCACTGGTTTATTTTGCGGCAAAATCGGCACAAAGCGAACGAATGGAGGATGTCATCTTATGA
- a CDS encoding heparinase II/III domain-containing protein, producing MEPIWTRVFFEEVKRETAGLEWARRAKEELERSVDRLSGGLLEIPLVGGGWSHDYNCPKEGSRLRRIDRHHHECPTCGAVWSGSPWDEVAVANEHWQISEACRNAAVLFGLDGVVERADWAKRVLFFYADHYEQYPLHDKKGGNDHTSGKVQCQTLSEASWLIPLAQACVILKSLYALSGEQLNLIGGRLLRPAIDVIRRNPGGISNWQTYHNAAKAWTAAALDDRALWDEAVNDPDNGFHFQMQNSLAEDGFWYEGAWGYHFYALEAQIHIVLAGTRFGESLHTDKRFQAMFRSPLRAMFPDGTLPPVHDSGIVPVKKYAHQYEFAHRFIGVGGDIVKDVERTSLYSLLFGAEPADSSSAAGEASTELFHLERAGMLVAKGTDVSGMPRMLLIDYGPHGGGHGHQDKLNLLYYAKDRTWLGDAGMLPYGNPVHHAFFKQTVAHNTMAVNGRSQEAAEGTLVKAEVDGHVVRIVCEAPDTYPDLGVTMRRKLLFAEEWLLDVCEAESERTMDAVDWIIHVEAAAVVYTPGAVAGGSDGMWVPVPDGSLGGQDGYDFVKEIGRYAGSRGPKVLEWSAGDDQAGGGDGVRFQYYPLGAGGDEEWYRGTTPAMPPHLRRGTWFRRLRNTRQARFIGVFRACGAGANLLDVRLEPPEAAGGEMRIRIGEQIYSL from the coding sequence ATGGAACCGATTTGGACGCGAGTTTTTTTCGAGGAAGTGAAGAGGGAGACGGCCGGGCTTGAGTGGGCGCGGAGAGCGAAGGAGGAGCTGGAGCGGTCTGTAGACCGGCTGAGCGGCGGCCTGCTGGAAATTCCGCTTGTCGGAGGCGGCTGGAGTCACGATTACAACTGTCCGAAGGAAGGGAGCCGGCTTCGCCGGATTGACCGGCATCATCACGAATGCCCGACATGCGGTGCCGTTTGGAGCGGGTCACCTTGGGACGAGGTCGCCGTCGCAAATGAGCACTGGCAGATCAGTGAAGCATGCCGGAATGCTGCCGTACTGTTCGGGCTGGACGGAGTGGTAGAGCGGGCGGACTGGGCGAAACGGGTGCTGTTTTTTTACGCTGACCATTACGAGCAGTATCCGCTGCACGACAAAAAGGGCGGCAATGATCATACATCGGGAAAAGTGCAATGCCAGACGTTGTCCGAAGCGAGCTGGCTTATTCCGCTTGCGCAGGCTTGCGTAATTCTGAAGTCGCTGTACGCTCTTTCCGGGGAGCAATTAAACTTGATCGGCGGTCGGCTGCTGCGGCCGGCCATTGACGTCATCCGGCGCAACCCGGGAGGAATCTCGAACTGGCAAACTTATCACAATGCGGCAAAAGCATGGACAGCGGCGGCATTGGACGACCGGGCTTTATGGGACGAAGCGGTGAACGATCCGGATAACGGATTTCATTTTCAAATGCAAAACAGTTTGGCGGAAGACGGCTTCTGGTACGAAGGCGCTTGGGGATATCATTTTTACGCGCTGGAGGCGCAAATTCATATCGTGCTCGCCGGAACCCGGTTCGGCGAATCGCTGCATACGGACAAGCGGTTTCAGGCGATGTTCCGTTCTCCGCTGCGCGCGATGTTTCCGGATGGGACGCTTCCTCCGGTGCACGATTCCGGGATCGTCCCGGTGAAAAAATACGCGCACCAATACGAGTTCGCGCATCGTTTTATCGGCGTCGGCGGTGACATCGTGAAGGATGTGGAACGCACTTCGCTGTACAGCCTGCTGTTCGGCGCGGAGCCGGCGGACTCATCTTCCGCAGCGGGTGAGGCGTCCACGGAGCTGTTTCATTTGGAACGCGCCGGCATGCTGGTAGCGAAAGGAACGGATGTCAGCGGCATGCCGCGCATGCTGCTGATCGACTATGGGCCGCACGGGGGCGGACACGGGCATCAGGACAAGCTTAACTTGCTTTACTACGCGAAAGATCGCACTTGGCTGGGCGACGCGGGGATGCTGCCTTACGGCAACCCGGTGCATCATGCATTTTTCAAACAGACGGTCGCACACAATACGATGGCGGTGAACGGACGATCCCAAGAAGCGGCAGAAGGCACGCTGGTGAAGGCGGAAGTGGACGGGCACGTCGTAAGGATCGTTTGCGAGGCGCCGGACACGTACCCTGATCTTGGTGTAACGATGAGGCGGAAGCTGCTGTTTGCCGAGGAGTGGCTGCTGGACGTATGCGAAGCGGAATCGGAGCGCACGATGGATGCGGTGGACTGGATCATCCATGTGGAGGCCGCTGCGGTTGTTTATACTCCGGGCGCGGTGGCAGGCGGGAGCGACGGCATGTGGGTGCCGGTTCCCGACGGGAGTTTGGGCGGTCAAGACGGATACGATTTTGTAAAAGAAATTGGCCGGTATGCAGGTTCGAGGGGACCCAAGGTGCTGGAATGGAGCGCGGGAGACGATCAGGCCGGCGGGGGTGACGGCGTACGGTTCCAGTATTATCCGCTGGGAGCCGGGGGCGATGAAGAGTGGTATCGCGGCACGACCCCGGCTATGCCCCCTCATCTGCGCAGAGGCACATGGTTTCGCCGTCTGAGAAATACGCGGCAAGCGCGCTTTATCGGCGTCTTTCGCGCGTGCGGCGCCGGTGCCAATCTTTTGGACGTGCGGCTGGAGCCGCCGGAAGCAGCAGGCGGGGAGATGCGTATTCGGATAGGCGAACAAATTTATTCATTGTAA
- a CDS encoding SCO family protein, with translation MKKWSLTVIAFGALLMFAACGGGKAPDQLNYKVGPFRFTDQGGGQMALEDLNGKVWVAHFIFTHCTTVCPGLTSNMSQLQKKLKEQGAKAEIVTFSVDPERDSPEALKAYLSKFQADFTNWHALTGYSFEDIRKFAGQSFKIAVEKDTSSDQVIHGTSFYLVNRAGTVVARYDGEEPPYDQIVKDVLALNK, from the coding sequence ATGAAAAAATGGTCTCTGACGGTCATCGCATTCGGGGCATTGCTGATGTTTGCCGCTTGCGGAGGCGGTAAAGCACCCGACCAACTGAACTATAAAGTGGGGCCGTTCCGCTTTACGGACCAGGGTGGGGGGCAGATGGCTCTTGAGGATTTGAACGGCAAGGTGTGGGTGGCCCATTTCATTTTTACCCACTGCACGACCGTATGTCCGGGGCTTACCTCCAATATGTCCCAATTGCAAAAAAAGCTGAAGGAACAAGGAGCCAAAGCCGAGATCGTCACCTTTTCCGTCGATCCGGAAAGAGACTCCCCGGAAGCGCTGAAGGCTTATTTGTCCAAATTCCAGGCCGACTTTACGAACTGGCATGCGTTAACCGGCTACAGCTTTGAAGATATCCGCAAGTTTGCCGGCCAATCGTTCAAAATCGCCGTGGAAAAAGACACGTCGTCCGACCAGGTAATCCACGGAACGTCATTTTACCTCGTCAATCGTGCAGGAACGGTCGTGGCGAGGTATGACGGGGAAGAGCCTCCTTACGATCAAATCGTCAAGGATGTTCTGGCGCTCAACAAATAG
- a CDS encoding 2-phosphosulfolactate phosphatase — MYYGQTSYDCRVEWGPRGAREAAERGDITVIVDVLSFSSTVVTALSCGADIFPFPPSSCGEDREYAQKLGAELMVGRAEGSRTGRPSLSPVTFGPLHAGKKYVLCSLNGAVCTWTASKVPSLLVGCLLNASRVAAAAEAIRAQTGAAITVIPCGERWSDALEGEDGLRPALEDYLGAGAVLAGLRGTQSPEAEVCAGAFRQARHDLPRLLRECGSGRELGERGFADDVAHSCRLDALPVVPVLREGRFVAFE, encoded by the coding sequence ATGTATTACGGTCAAACTTCTTACGATTGCAGGGTGGAGTGGGGACCGCGCGGGGCCAGAGAAGCGGCGGAACGGGGAGATATTACGGTCATCGTCGACGTGCTCAGCTTCTCCTCTACTGTGGTGACCGCACTAAGCTGCGGTGCCGACATTTTCCCGTTTCCCCCGTCGTCCTGCGGGGAAGACCGGGAGTACGCGCAAAAGCTCGGGGCCGAGCTGATGGTAGGCCGCGCGGAAGGCTCGCGCACAGGCAGACCATCGTTGTCGCCTGTCACCTTCGGTCCGCTTCACGCCGGAAAAAAATACGTATTGTGCTCGCTGAACGGCGCGGTGTGCACATGGACGGCCTCCAAGGTGCCTTCGCTGCTTGTCGGCTGCCTGCTGAACGCCTCCCGTGTCGCTGCGGCGGCGGAAGCAATCCGGGCACAAACCGGAGCCGCCATCACCGTCATTCCGTGCGGGGAGAGGTGGAGCGACGCGCTGGAAGGCGAAGACGGGCTTCGCCCCGCGCTCGAAGATTACCTCGGAGCGGGCGCCGTGCTCGCCGGACTGCGGGGCACACAGTCGCCGGAAGCCGAAGTGTGCGCCGGTGCTTTCCGGCAGGCGCGGCACGATCTGCCGCGGCTCCTGCGGGAATGCGGCAGCGGCAGGGAGCTAGGCGAGCGAGGTTTCGCGGATGATGTCGCCCACTCCTGCCGTCTCGATGCGCTGCCGGTCGTTCCCGTGCTGCGCGAAGGGAGATTCGTCGCTTTTGAATGA